A window of Arcobacter acticola genomic DNA:
GACATAGTAAAAGTCAGATTATATCTATCACCTCTTCTGTTTCAGGAGAAGGGAAAACTACTATCTCAGGAAATTTAGCAAGAATTATTTCACAAGCAGATAAAAAAGTAATCGTTTTAGATTTTGACTTAAGAAAATCAAGTTTACACAAAGAATTCGGTCTAAATAACACTATTGGTATTAGTAACTACCTAACAGAGCAAAACACTCTAGAAGAAGTTACAAATCATATTAAAGATACAAATGTAGATGTGATTACAACAGGAACCCTTCCTCCAAATCCATCTGAATTAATCTTAACAGATAAAATGAAAGATTTTGTAGAAATACTAAAATCAAAATACGATTATGTGATATTTGATACACCACCTGTTGGACTAGTAACAGATGCCTTGATTTTAATGAACTACTCAGATATCGTATTTGTAGTTGCAAGAGCTGAATATACAAGAAAAGAATTCGTAAGAAACCTAGACAGACTAAGTAAAGAACACACTCAACATACATTTGGAATGATACTAAATGGCGTAGAAATCGGTGAAAAATACGGATATGGATATGGTTCTAGTTATGGTTATGGTTATGGAAATGACAAATATTATAAAAATAGATAAGAAGAGTTAAACTCTTCTTATTAGATGAGTATTTTAATGAACACTCGTTTGCATATGCTCTCGAAGTAAATTATTTATTAATGTTTGATATGCTATCTTTTTTTCACTAGCTTCTTTTTTTAAAAAAATTAAAATATCGTTATCTAGTCTCATAGAAGTGGGTACTTTTTTTGGTTTATAAAATCTTCCTCTTATTCCACCAGAAAAATCATAATTATCTTCTAATTCATAGTTATCTAATTCTTCTCTTTGTTTAGAATCTCTCATAGCTTTCCCTTTCTTGTTTATTAGCTTTTCTTGCACTAATAATACGTATGATTTCTTCTCCCTCATTAGTAAAAAATAGATTAGCAACAACTAAAATTTTGTTTGTTTTACTTGCACCTAAGCTAATCCATCTTTCTTCAAAATAAGAGAATCTTTTATCTAATTTTGATATATGAAGAGCATCATCAAAAATTTCTTTTGCTTCTTCAAAAGAAATACCATGCTTCTGCTTATTTAAAGTATTTTTATCTTCATTCCATTCAAATTTCATAATATAAGTTTAACATAATGTATTTACAATGTCAATGATTTTAATAATACTTCGAGTATTACAAATAAGCATTTTTTATGATATTTTTTTCTTCAATATTTCTAAAAATTTTCGTTCCAATACTTTGTTTTAAAGACTCTATATATTTTGGTCTATGGGTATCACTTCCTACAAAATCTACTAAACCTTGGTCTATTAGATATTTCACTGCTTTCGTCATCATCAGACTTGACAATCTTCGTCATCATCAGACTTGACAATCTTCGTCATCCTCGGGCTTGACCCGGGGATCTCAGTTGGATTCCCAATCAAGTTGGGAATGACGAGGTTTTGTTGGGAATGACAGTTTTCATCCGACTTGACAAACACGTCATCATCCGACTTGCCAAAACACGTCATCATCCGACTTGTCAAAACACGTCATCATCAGACTTGACAATCTTCGTCATCCTCGGGCTTGACCCGGGGATCTCAGTTGGATTCCCAATCAAGTTGGGAATGACGAGGTTTTGTTGGGAATGACAGTTTTCATCCGACTTGACAAACACGTCATCATCCGACTTGACAAACACGTCATCATCCGACTTGACAAACACGTCATCCTCGGGCTTGACAATCTTCGTCATCATCAGACTTGACAATCTTCGTCATCATCAGACTTGACAATCTTCGTCATCCTCGGGCTTGACCCGGGGATCTATAATATTTCTTCATACAAATCATTATACTCAAAATTCATTTTTTCAATCAGCTCTTCTTTCCACTTACGATTCCACTTTTTTAACTGTTTTTCTCTTTTTATTGCTTCAGTGATATCATCATATATTTCATAATATACAAGTATCTTTGTATTATATTTTTTAGAAAACCCATCATAAACTTCATTTTTATGTTCATAAACACGTTTCACTAAATCACTTGTTACTCCAATGTATAGTGTTGATTTGGATATATTTGTCATTATATAGATGTAAGATTGCATTTTTTCTCTTTTTTAATAAATTATAACATTATTTATTTAGATTCCCAATCAAGTTGGGAATGACGAGGTTTTGTTGGAAATGACGAGAGTGTTTATTGGGAATGACAAAATGTGTCATCAGACTTGACAAAATTCGTTATCTTCGGGCTTGACTGCTTTCGTCATCCTCGGGCTTGACCCGGGGATCTCAGTTGGATTCCCAATCAGAAAGATGTCTTGGGAAATGACCAGAGGTGTCCTAAAAAATGTCGTTATAAGTAGTTGTTTCTAATCTGATTCTTTTCTTCAATATTTCTAAAAATTTTCGTTCCAATACTTTGTTTTAAAGACTCTATATATTTTGGTCTATGTGTATCACTTCCTACAAAATCTACTAAACCTTGGTCTATTAGATATTTCACTGCTTTTTTTGCAGATTTTCCATAGAAGTCATTTGTTGAGTTTATATTGATTTGAAATAGCAATCCCATGTCTTTTATTTGATGATATTTATCAGGGTTTGCTGCAAAATATGAATATCGTTCAGGATGGGCTAAAATAGGTTTATAGCCAGAACTTAAAAGCTCAAATGCACTTTGCTCCAATCCAAATACAGGTGTTGTATAAGATAGCTCAAAAAGTACATTGTTATCACCAAAAGTCAGTAAATCTTTTTTTCTAATCAACTCTATAAAATGTTCATCATAATAGTATTCACTAGCAACCTGCATACACATATCTATATTTTGTTTATGAAGCTCTTCTTGAAGTTCATCAAAAGATCTTAGTATTCCATCTTTTGAATTTGGATATCTGTGAGACATAATATGAGGAGTTGTAATAAGCTTTTTAAAGCCCATTTCCTTTAGCTCTTTTATCATCTCGATACTTTGTTCCATAGATTT
This region includes:
- a CDS encoding BrnA antitoxin family protein; translation: MRDSKQREELDNYELEDNYDFSGGIRGRFYKPKKVPTSMRLDNDILIFLKKEASEKKIAYQTLINNLLREHMQTSVH
- a CDS encoding BrnT family toxin, producing the protein MKFEWNEDKNTLNKQKHGISFEEAKEIFDDALHISKLDKRFSYFEERWISLGASKTNKILVVANLFFTNEGEEIIRIISARKANKQERESYERF
- a CDS encoding GIY-YIG nuclease family protein, whose product is MQSYIYIMTNISKSTLYIGVTSDLVKRVYEHKNEVYDGFSKKYNTKILVYYEIYDDITEAIKREKQLKKWNRKWKEELIEKMNFEYNDLYEEIL
- a CDS encoding tyrosine-protein phosphatase, producing MLSKLFNSFKKTNHTLPDFYTTDLHSHLLPAIDDGSKSMEQSIEMIKELKEMGFKKLITTPHIMSHRYPNSKDGILRSFDELQEELHKQNIDMCMQVASEYYYDEHFIELIRKKDLLTFGDNNVLFELSYTTPVFGLEQSAFELLSSGYKPILAHPERYSYFAANPDKYHQIKDMGLLFQININSTNDFYGKSAKKAVKYLIDQGLVDFVGSDTHRPKYIESLKQSIGTKIFRNIEEKNQIRNNYL